Within Coregonus clupeaformis isolate EN_2021a chromosome 20, ASM2061545v1, whole genome shotgun sequence, the genomic segment atatatttatatatgggctaggagtttttcctgatcaattCTCTAACTCTACCTCGTTtggacacagtgtgtgtgttggtgtgtgtgtgtgtgttggtgtgtgtgtgtgtgttggtgtgtgtgtgtgtgtgttggtgtgtgtgtgtgtgtgtgactcctgGATTCTTCACTGAGACTCTTTTCACCTGTTGTCTCTCAGGTGTCGTCGTCTGCAACCAGGAAGTGTTTCCCGTAGTGACCGTCGGGCCATGGAGCTGAGATAACTCCGCCCCCTTTCCGTCTGCCTGTCCAAATCCGCTCTGCGGTGGTAACCATGGGAACGTCACGGTGCTTCCGTCTGGCGTTCCTGCTGGGGTCCGTGTTAATGGTGCTGCTCATCATCATCTATTGGGACGACGTGGGAGCGCTCAATCTCTACCCCCACGAccctcacccccaccccacctcacccAGCTCCTCCCCCAGCCGCCCCTCCTCCAGCTCAGCCCTCTCCCATCCCCTAGGGGGGGGGCTCCTCTCTGCCACCATGGAGGTGCAGGGGACCCCCAAATCCCCCAGGACCACAGAACCTGACCggcctggagaggggaggagggggacccCCAAACCCCCAGGGGAGGAACACCCCCTCACCCAAGGAACAGACTCCTCAGagctggaggagaggtggagaggaaaggagagagaggaggagaggatgagagaggaggaagggaagcgagaagaggagagagtgaggcaggtggaggaggaggagaaacgagaggaggaggggaggagacaggaggacaggaggaggcgGATCAGCGATATGTGTTCCGGGAACGGAACATTACAATTCCCAGGAAAGTTCCGGACGTTTGACCAGATTCCCAACCGGGAGTTAGACCACCTGATAGTAGACGACAGACATCAGATCATCTACTGCTACGTTCccaaggtaggggaggggcctggttcctctctaggtagGGGAggggcctggttcctctctaggtagGGGAggggcctggttcctctctaggtagGGGAggggcctggttcctctctaggtagGGGAggggcctggttcctctctaggtagGGGAggggcctggttcctctctaggtagGGGAggggcctggttcctctctaggtagGGGAggggcctggttcctctctaggtagGGGAggggcctggttcctctctaggtagGGGAggggcctggttcctctctaggtagGGGAggggcctggttcctctctaggtagGGGAggggcctggttcctctctaggtagGGGAggggcctggttcctctctaggtagGGGAggggcctggttcctctctaggtagGGGAggggcctggttcctctctaggtagGGGAGGGcgcagccagaaggggactgtctgcccctcagagcctggttcctctctatgtttctGTCTTTCCAGGGAGTTTTGCCTGGACACTGTACTTcagcatctgcattgcttgctgtttggggttttaggctggctATCTGTAAAGCACCTTGTGACTACTGTTGATATAAAAAAAAGATTtgatcctccacctcctcctccccctcctccctctcctcctcttcctctcttccccctctctccccctcccctctcctcctcctcctcctcttcttcctccccctctcctcctctcctcctcttcctctcttccccctctctccccctcccctctcctcctcctcctcttcttcctccccctctctcctcctcctccctctcctcctcttcctctcctcctcctctcctcctcctctctctaggtaGCATGTACCAACTGGAAGCGTGTAAtggtggttctctctgagggtcTGCTGGCTCCGGACGGACGACCTTACCGCGACCCCCAGGCCCTGCCCCCTGACCTCATACACAACTCGTCCCTGCACCTCACCTTCTCCAAGGTCTGTATACTGTGTGTGAAGAAGAGTGAATCTTCATCACTTATTTATCCCCTTCTCTTCACTctttctatcctcctcctcctcacctcctcccctctccccccctccctccctccctccctccctccctccctccctccctccctccctccctccttcacccccctccctccctccctccccactcccctcctgtcctccccctcctctccccctcccctccctcctataGTTCTGGCGTAGGTATGGCCGTCTCTCCCGTCACCTGATGAGGGTGAAACTGCAGAGTTACACCAAGTTCCTGTTTGTCCGCGACCCCTTCGTCCGACTCATCTCCGCCTTCCGTAACAAGTTCCAACAGCCCAACGAAGACTTCTACCGCCAGTTCGGCTCCGTCATGCTACGTCGTTATGGAAACGGGAACGGGACCTCCAGGGTTCCGGAGTCAGCGGCGGAGGCGTTCAAAGCGGGGATCCACCCGTCGTTCTCTGAGTTCGTCCGGTATCTCCTCGACCCCCAGACGGAGCAGGAGCAGCCATTCAACGAACACTGgcgccaggtgtgtgtgtgtgtgtgtgtgtgtgtgtgtgtgtgtgtaggggtgaggtctgtgtgtgtgtgtgtgtaggggtgaggtctgtgtgtgtgtgtgtgtgtgtgtgtgtaggggtgaggtcgtgtgtgtgtgtgtgtgtgtgtgtgtgtgtgtgtgtgtgtaggggtgaggtctgtgtgtgtgtgtgtgtaggggtgaggtctgtgtgtgtgtgtgtgtgtgtgtgtgtgtgtgtaggggtgaggtctgtgtgtgtgtgtgtgtgtgtgtgtgtgtgtgtgtaggggtgtgtgtgtgctctcaacCCAACTAGACTCAAGttaacttcttcttcttctcctcaggTGTACCGGCTGTGTCACCCCTGTCAGATCCAGTATGATTTCATCGGCACGCTGGAAAACCTGGAAGACGACTCGGATCAGCTGCTCCGGATCCTGGGCCTGGAAGACCAGATAAAGTTCCCGCCTAGCAACCGGAACCGCACGGCGGCCAGCTGGGAACGGGATTGGTTCACTGAGGTTCCAGCCGAGTTGAGGAGGAAGCTGTACAGTTTGTACCAGCCAGACTTTGAGCTGTTTGGGTATCCTAAACCAGAGAGTCTGCTCCATCACTGATGGGCTGTTTGGGTGTCCTCAACCAGAGAGTCTGCTCCATCACTGATGGGCTGTTTGGGTATCCTAAACCAGAGAGTCTGCTCCATCACTGATGGGCTGTTTGGGTATCCTCAACCAGAGAGTCTGCTCCATCACTTGATGCCTTACACATGTGACTGAGAGCCGGGGTTCGAACCCTGTGTACCTGCAAGCCTGCTGCAGTGCTGTgttgttagcccactgagctaaagcctaggcattcaCTTGGGGAGCTAATGCAACCCTCTAGCTCTCCACGATGAGGAGAGAAGAACCATTTAAGTGTTTTTTTTATTCTAAAGGGAATAGTGCTGTAAAAACTGTTTTTGAATAAAGTTTTTGGGGGAAATAAATTGCTTAGTCATTTCCTAGAGTGTGTGTTCTGTCCCACTTTCACAGAGAGAGTAGAGTTCAATTGTACATCATTGTTATTTATTTCTAAAGGTAATATGACATGTTGCAGATAATGTATCACTGCATGTCTGCCTTCGCCATCACTCTTTAAAATGAATGGATGTATtaggtgtgatgtcacgagaggctgggtcctggagggacgttacatccccctgagatggctgcaaacccagacagctatggctccatctgctggtatggtcgggaactccacccctctatggccaatcttcccacgcagctgaaacaaatgaggagctgatgagctgaaggtttgggaagggaagagacacagtctccaacctgggctctctggaggacaagagtgctgcacgtccacttccaggaggaatataaggatttggagatacttacctttggggaaatactcacctttggatatatgcacctgtggaaatacgtgtgggacatttggaaggacgttttgctgggttggccactagctgcaacgtggaatacagtaagactggggaaaagttatttgagcgagtgagagttatgattttggatgtggaagagacatccctgaactgttaacccttaaagagccacaagagaacagaattgtgttatattttcgttaatttcccaagacctttaataaaatccttgttttgtttgaaccttgtctccttgcactacttgagcaatcccgctgaaagccgtgtagcctctcgtgacgtcacagatggtggagaatacgggcacgctcaagcgttaatagtgcatgtcagaggaggataccgaaggtttgatcacccagttttccaagttggccgtaggctccccgccgactgaaatggaggacatattgaaagcccttgttgctggccagcaagcccagatgcaagcaaacgtggctctcttggaggagcaaaagaaagccaaccttctgaaggcagaggaattgcagttgcagagacagagggttgtccaaaatacccgcccaataaaggcaagtgactttatatctaagatgggagctaccgatgacattgaggcatacctgcatgcatttgaggccacggccactagggaagcctggcccaagcaacagtgggttggtctgttagcccccttcctaactggggaatcgctgaatgctgtccgggacctgggccctgaccaggttactgactatgatgccctgaagtctgagatcctcagcagatatggactcacaaagtttggtatggcccagcgctttcacagctggaccttccaaccagaccaacctcctcgggcgcagatgcatgaacttgtccgaatcgcaaggaaatggctggatccgcagaggaatacagcagcggcggtggtggaggccgttgtggtggatcgttacctcacgcgcccctgccttatgaggcaaaacggtgcatcagtcaacaggccttgaccacggctgatctgaccgtggaagctgtggaaaagtaccaggccacagcggagatgctgaatgcttcccggaaagaccccaggagtgcggccccaccacaaatgggaagaacccgtccaaaggaccccaaggtctcgaacccagccacgtcaggacttatcccggctccagggggagccagaaaccaggcgggtccaagaagagtacaccaggagggggaaactcgacagtgttaccggtgtggggagatgggacatatctcctggcagtgtgggaaaccagccgatgaacctatgcccactgcggagtcctccagctcagcacccacacaccgtgttgcctcgctcttgggagtcgtagatggcggcccagatcgacccccccacctgcccggtaactgtgaatcaccatgatgtggaggccttactggattctggtagccgggccaccctggtgcgtaaggatttggtgggcccaacgtgtctgacccccggggaaagtcctcccagtttcctgtgtccatggggacaccagagaataccccattactgaacttacaatgaccagcacacggggaaccatacacacgacggcgggggtggttgattccctccccgtccctgtcctaattggacgagactgcccagccttttacccactctggagagagtctcaggagaggataacccgagtacctcggaaacggagaggcaaaactcatcctgggaaggctccggtgcaatcctccgaattactcactcccgcccgggctctgatagggatggcaggtgcccagaccgacacagagacggagctacagaatctggacaaagaactgtctggtctgaaggggaccgctgagaggtatcgtttgttaaagcaacagttagacatgaagacagaagagttagatatcctccaggctaaactccaacacagctccttccataagcaacaggaggagctggagaggctgcgcaggaccatcgaggagtgtgaggagaccctgcgcagtagtaaggaggtccagaagaaggcagaggagaagtacaaggtgttggagaacaagatgaagaatgcggaggcagagagagagaaggaactgaaagctgctcaacagaagctaaactctgctccagtccgatcctggtggcaccagacttcaagaaggaattcattgtccaagcggatgcttcggaggtgggtctgggtgctgtcctcacccaggcacatgacggtgaagaacatcccattctctacctaagcagaaagttacttccaagagagaagaactattcaacggtggagaaagaatgtctggctgtagtctgggccctggagtcccttcggttctatctcctgggccgacgtttcatggtggtatctgatcacgcccctctgcagtggatggccaagaacaaggaatcaaacagtagagtaaccagatgggtttttgagcttgcaaccgtttaacttttctgttgtccacagggctggcaagcaccacggcaatgcggacgccctctcccggcgtgatgccttcttcgctgcctttacccgacgaggacgtcggtcccgaggaggggatgtgtgatgtcacgagaggctgggtcctggagggacgttacatccccctgaggtggctgcaaacccagacagctatggctccatctgctggtatggtcgggaactccacccctctatggccaatcttcccacgcagctgaaacaaatgaggagctgatgagctgaaggtttgggaagggaagagacacagtctccaacctgggctctctggaggacaagagtgctgcacgtccacttccaggaggaatataaggatttggagatacttacctttggggaaatactcacctttggatatatgcacctgtggaaatacgtgtgggacatttggaaggacgttttgctgggttggccactagctgcaacgtggaatacagtaagactggggaaaagttatttgagcgagtgagagttatgattttggatgtggaagagacatccctgaactgttaacccttaaagagccacaagagaacagaattgtgttatattttcgttaatttcccaagacctttaataaaatccttgttttgtttgaaccttgtctccttgcactacttgagcaatcccgctgaaagccgtgtagcctctcgtgacgtcacataGGTTAAACACCATGTCTGCCTTCGCCATCACTCTTTAAAATGAATGGATGTATTAGGTTAAACACCATGTCTGCCTTCGCCATCACTCTTTAAAATGAATGGATGTATTAGGTTAAACACCATGTCTGCCTTCGCCATCACTCTTTAAAATGTATTCTTTGGTTTAGGTTGAAAAGTGAATATGTGTGTATTTTAGGTCGGGGATGCTGCTGTGTGACATACAGTATAAacaaagatttgtataactaaaccaagatagaccacagcttgtcgtttccaatgggaacaaatgagtcatagtgtccagaacaagcaaggaggtgggcagagccaatcacgcgctagcgagatcctattggctgTGTTCTAGTGTgcatctgcatatttccgttagggaacgcctactctgtgacgTGCGTGTGTGCAACAACTAAATTACCCTTTGTGCTCCCAAACAAcgcgataaaaaaaaaaaaacttttgcaaagggtaaagtctacaaaacgttgTCCACTTTGTTCGTAACAGATTGTAGTTTTGgcaacagaaaactgtattgagatcaaatgtttaatcgatgagaaaatttgcagaatgtcggcccaaatccatctcgttccatcttctcccactgcccgcCAGTGGAaatgccaaccggatgcttcacatttatacatccagtgaaatatctgtctcattgttctatctgtggtataAACCAGTGGACGGTACCAAAGATTGTCTTATGATATTCGAGTGACCGCTCGAACAATGGAAATATATGTCCTCAAAAAATGGAGGAGGGAGCGGTGCCCATGGGCTGGAGATCGGAggtgtccggtgagagaaaggcaggttgaggttgccgAAAGTGTCGTATGccaaagcagtgaagagagtggtagaggaagatgggtacagggtgagggatcctgagaggattccCGTGAGTagacagagaccaagagagagtgatgggaagaatatgtgcttcagtaaggtggctTTTTTAGCATTCATAgccatggttgtcaattgtactgcagaaatggatcggaagttgtggtggcagcggctgagaagtacttgggatcagtggcgattttagcatgtaaatcttggtggggaaaACTGCATGCCAGCAAAccccacaacactaaacaatacatgaattgcactataacggtgacaaacggtgcccacaaactgttagggcctccataaagctgtcccaacagcagagtcccaacaccttaccactgctacacctggctatcagtggagccttgtctggcagcgaaacagttcattcagcctcattacctgcctttttaaaaaacatagctgatatggatgacttgcttaaacaaatgtggtttctactgacaattgagatgtacgaACTATgacataaggggacgacgagtggataagaggcaatccgtaatttctattaagacattaatgagcgatctaggacggacgtagtcaatataactatttgttcagcacttttgaaatgtacagcgacagaattcagaacatgggccgttcttacagtgttttccctgtacaccaagtcagaaccgtgggataaataaagggggcatataagcagacaatgaacgctcttacaatattcaatgattacatttctctaaaacaggctataggctacatgtgcaccgtCCAAGTCAGAACAGTTCGCGAAATTATGAAGGGAAAagtgaccaaattattagggtgagacacatgggctactaacagattactacacaacatacacttagtattactttcttagctacagtgtacatatctccctggcatattacatcagttatgcagcagcatacaatacatttttggactcaccttgttgtgctgtgctcacttgaacaggaaggtggcgcggcggtccttcgtgggcaaattttgtcatcaaactttgtcatcaaagtctggcattctctggatttattgtgctttcaagacaactgggaactctgaaaaaacaaaacaaggtcaaatcataatgatgtcagtgatcttcaggccggagctctagaaagaggctcgtgttcccgacttgcaattccgagttggatgaccgttcaaaacctattttcccagtcggagctcgttttttttcagagttcccagttgccttgaactcactgaagtcagatttcccagttctgagtttccagtagttttgagcgcggcagaagtcatgctggattgacagcatggccaatgtagaatgtttatccttttaagcttggaaaagagacccttaaacccagacttggg encodes:
- the LOC121534254 gene encoding carbohydrate sulfotransferase 12, with translation MGTSRCFRLAFLLGSVLMVLLIIIYWDDVGALNLYPHDPHPHPTSPSSSPSRPSSSSALSHPLGGGLLSATMEVQGTPKSPRTTEPDRPGEGRRGTPKPPGEEHPLTQGTDSSELEERWRGKEREEERMREEEGKREEERVRQVEEEEKREEEGRRQEDRRRRISDMCSGNGTLQFPGKFRTFDQIPNRELDHLIVDDRHQIIYCYVPKVACTNWKRVMVVLSEGLLAPDGRPYRDPQALPPDLIHNSSLHLTFSKFWRRYGRLSRHLMRVKLQSYTKFLFVRDPFVRLISAFRNKFQQPNEDFYRQFGSVMLRRYGNGNGTSRVPESAAEAFKAGIHPSFSEFVRYLLDPQTEQEQPFNEHWRQVYRLCHPCQIQYDFIGTLENLEDDSDQLLRILGLEDQIKFPPSNRNRTAASWERDWFTEVPAELRRKLYSLYQPDFELFGYPKPESLLHH